The Microbacter sp. GSS18 genome has a segment encoding these proteins:
- a CDS encoding TraR/DksA family transcriptional regulator: protein MSDTGGPSAARILADHRASAERRHAQLEDEIAELRRERAAESADDEHDPEGDTLSAEWSRLEGLRTAAAAELSDIQQAQERLRAGAYGVCVDCGRAIPDARLEVRPTAQRCVECAARAGG from the coding sequence GTGTCCGACACCGGCGGGCCGTCGGCCGCCCGCATCCTCGCCGACCACCGCGCGAGCGCCGAGCGCCGCCACGCGCAGCTCGAAGACGAGATCGCCGAACTCCGCCGAGAGCGTGCGGCGGAGTCGGCCGACGACGAGCACGACCCCGAGGGCGACACCCTCTCCGCCGAATGGTCGCGCCTGGAAGGGCTTCGCACGGCCGCAGCCGCAGAGCTCTCCGACATCCAGCAGGCGCAGGAACGGCTTCGCGCCGGCGCTTACGGTGTGTGCGTCGACTGCGGCCGCGCGATCCCGGACGCTCGCCTCGAGGTGCGCCCCACCGCGCAGCGGTGCGTGGAGTGCGCCGCACGCGCGGGCGGCTGA
- a CDS encoding copper chaperone PCu(A)C, whose protein sequence is MIARTTRLGALALAAALALTGCASGSAADADTAPALAEADTVTVSDAWVKAADEGMTGAFAALTNDGAADVTVVAASTDAAAMVELHETAMGDDGEMAMSEVDGGFLIAAGGTRALEPGADHIMLMSLTGPLVAGDEVTVTLTFADESTLEFTAPVKDYTGANENYVGGDDTEMDE, encoded by the coding sequence GTGATCGCACGCACCACCCGCCTCGGCGCTCTCGCCCTCGCCGCCGCTCTCGCCCTGACCGGCTGCGCGAGCGGCTCGGCCGCCGACGCCGACACCGCCCCTGCCCTGGCCGAGGCCGACACCGTCACCGTCTCGGACGCGTGGGTGAAGGCCGCCGACGAGGGCATGACGGGCGCCTTCGCCGCGCTGACGAACGACGGCGCCGCCGACGTCACCGTCGTCGCGGCATCGACCGACGCGGCCGCGATGGTCGAGCTGCACGAGACGGCCATGGGCGACGACGGCGAGATGGCGATGAGCGAAGTCGACGGCGGCTTCCTCATCGCGGCGGGCGGCACCCGGGCGCTCGAGCCCGGTGCCGACCACATCATGCTGATGAGCCTCACCGGTCCGCTCGTGGCCGGCGACGAGGTCACCGTCACGCTGACGTTCGCCGACGAGTCCACGCTGGAGTTCACCGCCCCGGTGAAGGACTACACCGGCGCGAACGAGAACTACGTCGGCGGCGACGACACGGAGATGGACGAGTGA
- a CDS encoding HAD family hydrolase, producing MTIRAVFFDLDGTLLRDDRMSSVIEAVAFDLARTHPQLRVRTLLARQHQVWQEHWDEAGEDWLLGRIPADAVTREVWRRTLASLGVDDPAVVERAVAMHMAAEEESHTLYEESADVLAALRERGLLLGLITNGASDLQRAKIRAAGIEDAFDTVLVSGELGVLKPTEEIFQQGLRRLDVAASEALHVGDNLESDVAGARGAGLRAVWVDRRCTRHVVPGASMADAIVSDLNGLLPLLE from the coding sequence GTGACCATCCGCGCGGTGTTCTTCGACCTCGACGGCACCCTGCTGCGCGACGACCGGATGTCGTCCGTCATCGAGGCGGTCGCCTTCGACCTGGCGCGGACGCATCCGCAGCTGCGGGTGCGGACGCTGCTCGCGCGGCAGCACCAGGTCTGGCAGGAGCACTGGGACGAGGCCGGAGAGGACTGGCTGCTCGGCCGCATCCCCGCGGATGCCGTGACGCGCGAGGTGTGGCGGCGCACCCTGGCCTCCCTGGGCGTCGACGACCCGGCTGTCGTGGAGCGCGCCGTCGCGATGCACATGGCGGCCGAGGAGGAGTCGCACACCCTGTACGAGGAGTCCGCGGACGTGCTCGCCGCGCTCCGCGAGCGGGGCCTGCTGCTCGGCCTGATCACGAACGGCGCGAGCGACCTCCAGCGCGCGAAGATCCGCGCGGCCGGCATCGAGGACGCGTTCGACACGGTGCTCGTGTCGGGCGAGCTCGGCGTGCTCAAACCCACCGAGGAGATCTTCCAGCAGGGCCTTCGGCGGCTGGACGTCGCGGCATCCGAGGCGCTGCACGTCGGCGACAACCTGGAGTCGGATGTGGCCGGCGCCCGGGGAGCGGGGCTGCGCGCGGTCTGGGTCGATCGCCGCTGCACGCGCCACGTCGTGCCGGGGGCCTCGATGGCCGACGCGATCGTCTCGGACCTGAACGGACTGCTCCCGCTGCTGGAGTGA
- a CDS encoding copper resistance protein CopC — protein sequence MSAVRLLSRLAAGAALAAAFALGTAAPASAHDDLVRSDPAEDAALAAAPAEVTLEFSDEVLTIGAVIVVADASGADWVDGELEVREGTVVAHLADGMPDAGYEVRWRVVSADGHPISGLIPFTVGDADPLVRDASADAAGGSGAGDGSAAGATPTQITQEGGIPRVVLIGGAGAAVAAAGFAAFTLIRRRARVAGGSDPSADAAGSEDRKELL from the coding sequence ATGTCCGCCGTCCGTCTTCTGTCGCGCCTGGCCGCCGGCGCCGCGCTCGCCGCGGCGTTCGCGCTGGGCACCGCCGCTCCGGCATCCGCCCACGATGATCTCGTCCGCAGCGACCCGGCCGAGGATGCCGCGCTCGCCGCGGCGCCCGCCGAGGTCACTCTGGAGTTCTCCGACGAGGTGCTCACGATCGGTGCGGTGATCGTCGTCGCCGATGCGTCGGGCGCCGATTGGGTCGATGGCGAACTCGAGGTCCGCGAGGGCACCGTCGTGGCGCACCTGGCGGACGGGATGCCGGATGCCGGCTACGAGGTGCGCTGGCGCGTCGTGTCGGCCGACGGGCATCCCATCAGCGGCCTCATCCCGTTCACCGTGGGGGACGCCGATCCGCTCGTTCGCGATGCGTCCGCGGATGCGGCGGGCGGCTCCGGAGCCGGGGACGGCTCGGCCGCCGGCGCCACGCCGACTCAGATCACACAGGAGGGCGGCATCCCGCGTGTCGTCCTGATCGGCGGAGCCGGGGCGGCCGTGGCCGCCGCCGGATTCGCCGCCTTCACCCTCATCCGCCGCCGCGCGAGAGTCGCCGGCGGCTCCGACCCCTCGGCCGACGCGGCCGGGTCGGAAGACCGAAAGGAACTCCTGTGA
- the ychF gene encoding redox-regulated ATPase YchF, which produces MALTIGIVGLPNVGKSTLFNALTKNQVLAANYPFATIEPNIGVVNLPDSRLATLAEIFHSERILPAAVSFVDIAGIVRGASEGEGLGNKFLANIREADAIAQVVRGFSDDDVVHVDGAVNPAGDMETINAELQLADLETLEKAITRYEKEVKGKKLDPSVLAAAVAAKDALERGVLLSASGIDLSPIKELGLLTAKPFIFVFNVDEGVLTDAARKAELEALVAPAKAIFLDAKIESELIDLDPEDAAELLASTGQEESGLDQLARIGFDTLGLQTYLTAGPKEARAWTIGKGWKAPQAAGVIHTDFEKGFIKAEVISFEDLVATGSVVEARAKGKARLEGKDYVMQDGDVVEFRFNV; this is translated from the coding sequence GTGGCTCTCACCATCGGAATCGTCGGACTCCCGAATGTCGGCAAGTCGACCCTCTTCAACGCCCTGACCAAGAACCAGGTTCTCGCGGCGAACTATCCGTTCGCGACGATCGAGCCGAACATCGGGGTCGTGAACCTGCCGGACTCGCGCCTGGCCACGCTCGCCGAGATCTTCCACAGCGAGCGCATCCTCCCCGCGGCCGTGTCCTTCGTCGACATCGCGGGAATCGTGCGCGGTGCCAGCGAGGGCGAGGGCCTGGGCAACAAGTTCCTGGCCAACATCCGCGAGGCGGACGCGATCGCCCAGGTCGTACGCGGCTTCAGCGACGACGACGTGGTGCACGTCGACGGCGCGGTGAACCCCGCCGGCGACATGGAGACGATCAACGCCGAGCTGCAGCTGGCCGATCTCGAGACGCTCGAGAAGGCGATCACGCGCTACGAGAAGGAAGTGAAGGGCAAGAAGCTCGACCCCTCCGTCCTCGCCGCCGCCGTGGCTGCGAAGGACGCGCTCGAGCGGGGCGTGCTGCTGTCGGCATCCGGCATCGACCTGTCGCCGATCAAGGAGCTGGGGCTGCTGACGGCCAAGCCCTTCATCTTCGTCTTCAACGTCGACGAGGGCGTGCTGACGGATGCCGCGCGCAAGGCCGAGCTCGAGGCGCTCGTCGCGCCCGCGAAGGCGATCTTCCTCGACGCGAAGATCGAGTCGGAGCTCATCGATCTCGACCCCGAGGACGCCGCCGAGCTGCTGGCCTCCACCGGGCAGGAGGAATCGGGGCTCGACCAGCTCGCGCGCATCGGGTTCGACACCCTCGGGCTGCAGACGTACCTGACGGCGGGCCCGAAGGAGGCGCGCGCCTGGACGATCGGCAAGGGCTGGAAGGCGCCGCAGGCCGCCGGGGTCATCCACACCGACTTCGAGAAGGGCTTCATCAAGGCCGAGGTCATCTCGTTCGAGGACCTCGTGGCCACGGGCTCCGTCGTCGAGGCCCGCGCGAAGGGCAAGGCCCGCCTCGAGGGCAAGGACTACGTCATGCAGGACGGCGACGTCGTGGAGTTCCGCTTCAACGTGTGA
- a CDS encoding Dyp-type peroxidase, translating to MKRSDRAPRPGRAASTRRQFLLGGAVVGAGAAAAIGIDYALSATDAEATASAAAPLNGTVTVPFHGVHQAGIDTDAQAHGLFVAFDLNDDVDRDGLRRLMRILTDDARRLTQGEPALADSEPELAVAPARLTVTFGFGPGFVERAGGEGPAWLRPLPAFSIDRLAGTHDGGDLLLQIAADDALTVAHASRMLLKDARSFAAVRWTQIGFRRAHGSVAPGTTMRNLFGQVDGTANPAPGTADFDRVVWSSDGWLAGGTGMVVRRIAMDLEGWDELDRPGREQSVGRTLATGAPLTGTDEHDEPDFAATDAIGFPVIPEFSHMRRSRSEDGSERIFRRGYNYDESPPTGEISDAGLVFVSFQADVDRQFVPIQRRLDELDLLNRWTTPIGSAVFAIPPGCRADGYVGETLLA from the coding sequence GTGAAGCGCTCCGACCGGGCACCGCGCCCCGGTCGGGCGGCGTCGACCCGGCGGCAGTTCCTCCTCGGAGGGGCTGTCGTCGGGGCCGGTGCCGCGGCGGCGATCGGGATCGACTACGCGCTGTCGGCAACGGATGCCGAGGCGACGGCCTCGGCGGCCGCGCCGCTGAACGGCACCGTCACGGTCCCGTTCCACGGGGTCCACCAGGCCGGGATCGACACCGACGCGCAGGCGCACGGCCTGTTCGTCGCGTTCGATCTGAACGACGACGTCGACCGCGACGGTCTCAGACGCCTCATGCGGATCCTCACCGACGATGCCCGTCGTCTCACGCAGGGCGAGCCGGCGCTGGCCGACTCCGAGCCGGAGCTCGCCGTCGCGCCGGCGCGGCTCACCGTCACCTTCGGATTCGGGCCCGGCTTCGTCGAGCGGGCCGGCGGCGAGGGCCCCGCGTGGCTGCGGCCGCTCCCCGCCTTCTCGATCGACCGGCTGGCGGGGACCCACGACGGCGGCGATCTGCTGCTGCAGATCGCCGCGGACGACGCCCTCACCGTCGCTCACGCCTCGCGCATGCTTCTGAAGGACGCCCGCAGCTTCGCCGCGGTTCGCTGGACCCAGATCGGCTTCCGTCGCGCGCACGGGTCGGTGGCCCCCGGCACGACGATGCGGAACCTCTTCGGCCAGGTCGACGGGACCGCGAACCCGGCACCCGGCACCGCGGACTTCGACCGCGTCGTGTGGAGCTCCGACGGCTGGCTCGCCGGAGGCACGGGCATGGTCGTCCGACGCATCGCCATGGACCTCGAAGGCTGGGACGAGCTGGACCGGCCGGGTCGCGAGCAGTCGGTCGGCCGCACGCTCGCCACGGGCGCGCCGCTGACCGGCACCGACGAGCACGACGAGCCCGACTTCGCCGCGACCGACGCGATCGGGTTCCCGGTGATCCCCGAGTTCTCGCACATGCGGCGGTCGCGCAGCGAGGACGGGTCCGAACGGATCTTCCGGCGGGGCTACAACTACGACGAGTCGCCGCCGACGGGGGAGATCTCCGACGCGGGCCTGGTGTTCGTGTCGTTCCAGGCCGATGTCGACCGCCAGTTCGTGCCCATCCAGAGGCGTCTGGACGAGCTCGACCTGCTGAACCGGTGGACGACGCCCATCGGCTCGGCGGTCTTCGCCATCCCGCCCGGATGCCGGGCGGACGGCTATGTCGGCGAGACGCTGCTGGCCTGA
- a CDS encoding MBL fold metallo-hydrolase, which yields MTKTRTTATVRMYNVGFGDAFVVTVSRSKKVWRMLVDCGVSRSSQARPIAESVRAIIDDLIAVSPAGSPPRLDVVVATHHHADHIAGFADPAWEEVEVGEVWVPFIEDADDADARALRTGQVQTAHALSALIGDASQRLAAAEDPRARDALTLAAVFAANSSGNDIARDRLLGQNGLSFKNTPTVRYVPAVDPVENVVPTPIPRTVVHLLGPSRDHDDLKRMNPPKAVRWLQLTAEERLADDEDQPPFEPAYAVPFGAVDDEVPSVLQEAQKALNLSPLADEADELLAASSVLERAVNNTSVYFVLDVDGTRLVFVGDSQYGAWKHVLDDPESRALVTDPAFYKVGHHGSHNATPKEYVTEELLGRGHVAMMPFRLVPQWPSIPEHKLLDELEELDTHVIRADDPEGPDVTVDEGGLWSEVTFTASARASRA from the coding sequence ATGACCAAGACCAGGACGACCGCGACGGTGCGCATGTACAACGTGGGCTTCGGCGATGCGTTCGTCGTGACGGTCTCGCGGTCGAAGAAGGTGTGGCGGATGCTGGTGGACTGCGGTGTCTCTCGCTCGAGTCAGGCCCGCCCGATCGCCGAGTCGGTGCGGGCGATCATCGACGACCTGATCGCGGTCTCCCCCGCCGGGTCGCCGCCGCGCCTGGACGTCGTGGTCGCCACGCACCATCACGCCGACCACATCGCCGGGTTCGCCGATCCCGCGTGGGAGGAAGTCGAGGTCGGCGAAGTGTGGGTGCCGTTCATCGAGGACGCCGACGACGCCGACGCCCGGGCGCTGCGAACCGGGCAGGTGCAGACGGCCCACGCGCTGAGCGCCCTCATCGGCGATGCGTCGCAGCGGCTCGCCGCCGCCGAGGACCCGCGCGCGCGTGACGCGCTCACGCTGGCGGCGGTCTTCGCGGCCAACTCGTCGGGCAACGACATCGCCCGCGATCGTCTGCTGGGGCAGAACGGGCTGTCGTTCAAGAACACCCCGACCGTGCGGTACGTGCCGGCCGTCGATCCGGTGGAGAACGTGGTGCCGACGCCGATCCCCCGCACCGTCGTCCACCTTCTCGGTCCCTCGCGCGACCACGACGACCTCAAGCGCATGAATCCGCCCAAGGCCGTCCGGTGGCTGCAACTGACGGCCGAGGAGCGGCTCGCGGACGACGAGGACCAGCCGCCCTTCGAGCCGGCCTACGCGGTGCCGTTCGGCGCGGTGGACGACGAGGTGCCGTCAGTGCTCCAAGAGGCGCAGAAGGCGCTGAATCTCAGCCCCCTCGCGGACGAGGCCGATGAGCTGCTGGCGGCATCCTCGGTTCTCGAGCGCGCCGTGAACAACACGAGTGTCTACTTCGTGCTCGATGTCGACGGCACGCGACTGGTGTTCGTCGGCGACTCGCAGTACGGCGCGTGGAAGCATGTGCTCGACGACCCCGAGTCCCGGGCGCTCGTGACCGATCCGGCCTTCTACAAAGTCGGGCACCACGGCTCGCACAACGCCACTCCCAAGGAGTACGTCACCGAGGAGCTCCTCGGCCGCGGGCACGTCGCGATGATGCCCTTCCGGCTGGTTCCGCAGTGGCCGTCCATCCCCGAGCACAAGCTGCTCGACGAGCTGGAGGAGCTCGACACCCACGTCATCCGCGCCGACGACCCCGAGGGGCCGGACGTCACCGTCGACGAGGGCGGACTGTGGAGCGAGGTGACCTTCACGGCCTCAGCGCGGGCGAGTCGGGCCTGA
- a CDS encoding copper chaperone PCu(A)C, with protein MAYGSGRFVAFAATLSLAALVATAAIASPAVAAPPAGKGKPSASAATVSGATVEAAGSAYAVLGDISNSSKTDISIVSASADVGATAQLLDGTTGAETEFVVPARGTLALALDGYHIRLSDLPDPLPTDVTITLTFSDDSTLEFTAPMPATPPPPPPLAESITVSGATVEAAGSDYAVLGDISNSSTAPITISSASADPATAELYDSTGAVSGFAIPGGDGTVDGTLALALDGYHIRLSGLPDPLPTDVTITLTFSDDSTLEFTAPMPATPPPPPPLAESITVSGATVEAAGSDYAVLGDISNSSTAPITISSASADPATAELYDSTGAVSGFAIPGGDGTVDGTLALALDGYHIRLSGLPDPLPTDVTITLTFSDDSTLEFTAPMPATPPPPPPLAESITVSGATVEAAGSDYAVLGDISNSSTAPITISSASADPATAELYDSTGAVSGFAIPSGDGTVDGTLALALDGYHIRLSGLPDPLPTDVTITLTFSDDSTLEFTAPMPATPPPPPPAPSVSMMAAVGDSITVAYDAAGYGSYPQYSWATGTSTTVNSHLLRLEDTLQSNVTATNLAVVGASSADLAPQVAAAVAAGADYMTIEIGANDACTSTVAEMTDPDIYAQRIYDALETFTTGEDRDNVQIFVASVPNLYRMWEVSKSKWAARFIWSTAGICQSMLANPSSTRQADMERRGAVQDRVDEYNSALATECGKFPTCTYDDGRVAGYVFESKDVSTSDYFHPSVEGQRVLAEITWPLSPFASGG; from the coding sequence ATGGCCTATGGAAGTGGGCGATTCGTCGCCTTCGCCGCCACCCTCTCGCTCGCCGCGCTCGTCGCGACTGCGGCGATCGCATCGCCCGCGGTCGCCGCGCCGCCCGCGGGCAAGGGCAAGCCGAGCGCATCTGCCGCGACGGTCTCGGGAGCCACTGTCGAGGCGGCGGGCTCGGCCTACGCGGTGCTCGGCGACATCTCGAACTCGTCCAAGACCGACATCAGTATCGTGTCGGCGTCGGCCGACGTCGGTGCGACGGCGCAGCTGCTGGACGGGACCACCGGCGCGGAAACTGAGTTCGTGGTCCCAGCCCGCGGCACCCTCGCCCTCGCGCTCGACGGCTACCACATCAGGCTCTCCGACCTCCCGGACCCGCTGCCCACCGACGTCACCATCACCCTGACGTTCTCAGACGACTCGACGCTCGAGTTCACCGCCCCGATGCCGGCCACCCCGCCACCGCCCCCACCCCTCGCCGAGTCCATCACGGTCTCGGGCGCCACTGTCGAGGCCGCCGGCTCGGACTACGCCGTGCTCGGCGACATCTCGAACTCGTCCACCGCACCCATCACGATCTCGTCGGCGTCCGCCGACCCCGCGACGGCCGAACTGTACGACAGCACAGGTGCGGTCAGCGGCTTCGCGATCCCGGGCGGCGACGGCACCGTTGACGGCACCCTCGCCCTCGCGCTCGACGGCTACCACATCAGGCTCTCCGGCCTCCCGGACCCGCTGCCCACCGACGTCACGATCACCCTGACGTTCTCCGACGACTCGACGCTCGAGTTCACCGCCCCGATGCCGGCCACCCCGCCACCGCCCCCACCCCTCGCCGAGTCCATCACGGTCTCGGGCGCCACTGTCGAGGCCGCCGGCTCGGACTACGCCGTGCTCGGCGACATCTCGAACTCGTCCACCGCACCCATCACGATCTCGTCGGCGTCCGCCGACCCCGCGACGGCCGAACTGTACGACAGCACAGGTGCGGTCAGCGGCTTCGCGATCCCGGGCGGCGACGGCACCGTTGACGGCACCCTCGCCCTCGCGCTCGACGGCTACCACATCAGGCTCTCCGGCCTCCCGGACCCGCTGCCCACCGACGTCACGATCACCCTGACGTTCTCCGACGACTCGACGCTCGAGTTCACCGCCCCGATGCCGGCCACCCCGCCACCGCCCCCACCCCTCGCCGAGTCCATCACGGTCTCGGGCGCCACTGTCGAGGCCGCCGGCTCGGACTACGCCGTGCTCGGCGACATCTCGAACTCGTCCACCGCACCCATCACGATCTCGTCGGCGTCCGCCGACCCCGCGACGGCCGAACTGTACGACAGCACAGGTGCGGTCAGCGGCTTCGCGATCCCGAGCGGCGACGGCACCGTTGACGGCACCCTCGCCCTCGCGCTCGACGGCTACCACATCAGGCTCTCCGGCCTCCCGGACCCGCTGCCCACCGACGTCACGATCACCCTGACGTTCTCCGACGACTCGACGCTCGAGTTCACCGCCCCGATGCCGGCCACCCCGCCACCGCCCCCACCCGCACCATCGGTGTCCATGATGGCTGCCGTCGGCGACTCCATCACGGTCGCCTACGACGCGGCCGGATACGGCTCATATCCGCAGTACAGCTGGGCGACGGGCACCTCGACCACCGTGAACTCCCACCTCCTGCGTCTGGAGGACACGTTGCAGTCGAACGTGACGGCGACGAACCTGGCCGTCGTCGGGGCATCGTCCGCTGATCTGGCGCCCCAGGTCGCCGCGGCCGTGGCCGCGGGGGCGGACTACATGACCATCGAGATCGGCGCGAACGACGCGTGCACGAGTACCGTCGCCGAGATGACGGACCCGGACATCTACGCCCAGCGCATCTACGATGCCCTCGAGACCTTCACCACCGGCGAAGATCGAGACAACGTCCAGATCTTCGTGGCGAGCGTCCCCAACCTGTACCGGATGTGGGAGGTCTCCAAGAGCAAGTGGGCAGCACGGTTCATCTGGTCGACGGCCGGCATCTGCCAGTCGATGCTCGCCAATCCCTCCAGTACGAGGCAGGCGGACATGGAGCGGAGAGGCGCGGTTCAGGATCGGGTCGACGAGTACAACTCCGCGCTCGCCACCGAGTGCGGCAAGTTCCCCACCTGCACCTACGATGACGGGCGAGTCGCGGGCTACGTCTTCGAGTCCAAGGACGTGTCGACCTCCGACTACTTCCACCCGAGCGTCGAGGGCCAACGGGTGCTCGCCGAGATCACGTGGCCGCTCTCTCCGTTCGCGAGCGGCGGGTGA
- a CDS encoding alpha/beta hydrolase, protein MSDTTTFEPDGRAIPYVDEGSGPAIVLVPGMGLNVRYLGPLAGALIEEDFRIVRIGSRHGATQAGVTMHDLAQDVVDVMDHIGLASAWVGGHAFGGAIARTVSLDHDGRASGVLLLGVEAADTHESDLSELPPNARDTEVEAMQLAAREATPVEEWAGLAAGVPVLVVQGTADTITPPANGDALQASAPDRVSVVRIDGGGHLFPATHIGETAWPIEDYLDWD, encoded by the coding sequence ATGAGCGACACCACCACCTTCGAGCCCGACGGCCGCGCCATCCCCTACGTCGACGAGGGCAGCGGCCCCGCGATCGTGCTCGTGCCCGGCATGGGGCTGAACGTCCGCTACCTCGGGCCCCTCGCCGGAGCGCTGATCGAGGAGGACTTCCGCATCGTCCGGATCGGCTCTCGCCACGGTGCGACGCAGGCCGGCGTCACGATGCACGATCTGGCACAGGACGTCGTCGACGTCATGGACCACATCGGCCTCGCAAGCGCGTGGGTCGGCGGCCACGCCTTCGGCGGCGCGATCGCACGGACCGTCTCGCTCGACCACGACGGTCGCGCCAGCGGGGTCCTGCTGCTCGGCGTCGAGGCCGCGGACACCCACGAGTCCGACCTGTCGGAGCTCCCGCCGAACGCACGCGACACGGAGGTCGAGGCCATGCAGCTCGCGGCGCGCGAGGCCACCCCCGTGGAGGAGTGGGCGGGACTGGCAGCGGGTGTGCCGGTGCTCGTCGTGCAGGGCACGGCGGACACCATCACGCCGCCCGCGAACGGCGATGCCCTCCAGGCGTCCGCGCCCGACCGCGTGAGCGTCGTGCGCATCGACGGGGGCGGCCATCTGTTCCCCGCCACCCACATCGGCGAGACGGCATGGCCCATCGAGGACTACCTCGACTGGGACTGA
- a CDS encoding DNA-formamidopyrimidine glycosylase family protein — protein MPESPEVDALVGFLDAALRGRRITGIDVMEFRAWKSRDRPSTSLVGAVVTGVRRFGKHVALLTARGDLVVSLGRAGWMRVRPAGDEDAAGEDDSPAIVRFGLDDGTTLEATDAGEWLSIAVSAADDAAQVDAVARLGPDPLGPAYTRADFDRALGARRKQLKALLQEQQSIAGIGNAYSDEILHTARLSPIAHAADLDAAERDRLHDAVRSVLAGAAAARRGIPIAQQKAAKVAAMRVHGRTGEPCPVCGTAIADIPGSKASAQYCPGCQTGGVPLSG, from the coding sequence ATGCCGGAGTCTCCCGAGGTGGACGCGCTCGTCGGTTTCCTCGATGCCGCCCTCCGCGGGCGCCGCATCACCGGGATCGACGTGATGGAGTTCCGTGCCTGGAAGAGCCGCGACCGGCCGTCGACGTCGCTCGTGGGGGCTGTCGTGACGGGGGTCCGTCGCTTCGGCAAGCACGTCGCGCTGCTGACCGCGCGCGGCGATCTCGTGGTGAGTCTCGGACGCGCCGGATGGATGCGCGTGCGCCCGGCCGGGGACGAGGACGCTGCGGGCGAGGACGACTCTCCGGCCATCGTGCGGTTCGGCCTCGATGACGGCACGACGCTCGAGGCGACGGATGCGGGGGAGTGGCTGTCGATCGCCGTGTCCGCCGCCGACGATGCGGCCCAGGTCGACGCCGTCGCGCGGCTCGGCCCCGATCCGCTCGGTCCGGCGTACACGCGCGCGGACTTCGACCGCGCGCTGGGCGCGCGGCGCAAGCAGCTGAAGGCGCTGCTGCAGGAGCAGCAGAGCATCGCCGGAATCGGCAACGCGTACTCGGACGAGATCCTCCACACAGCGCGGCTGTCTCCGATCGCGCACGCCGCCGATCTCGACGCCGCCGAGCGGGACCGGCTCCACGATGCGGTCCGCTCGGTGCTCGCGGGTGCTGCCGCGGCGCGGCGCGGCATCCCGATCGCACAGCAGAAGGCGGCCAAGGTCGCAGCCATGCGCGTGCACGGGCGCACGGGGGAGCCCTGCCCGGTGTGCGGCACCGCGATCGCCGACATCCCGGGGTCGAAGGCCTCCGCCCAGTACTGCCCGGGGTGTCAGACCGGTGGTGTCCCGCTCAGTGGGTGA